A single region of the Lactobacillus isalae genome encodes:
- a CDS encoding sucrose-6-phosphate hydrolase, with protein MEWTRKQRYRKYKDWDAQTLLNLQAQAATSPYQMHYHIHPLSGLINDPNGFSYYNGEYHLFCQSYPFGPVHGVKSWIHYASPDLVHWHYLGPAIDPDSDLDNAGAYSGSAMEHNGKLLLMYTGNHRDADWTRIPYQVIAEMDKDNHITKPKDAAILPPNHVSEHFRDPQLFEHDGKYYVLLGAQDAKTKSGHIDIYESDDLKTWHENGYLDLGKDEMGYMIECPNLVFINNYPVLIFCPQGLDKSVTDYQNIYPNMYWIGKDINLSKAKFIPLQSHPANLDDGFDVYATQAFNAPDGNAYAISWVGLPDSTYPTDEENWANCYSQVKRLEIKNGALYQHPVDAIKNLRHNEKQLNDEKVISQKAGKQYELKLHLSAGQAGKLHLAADKDLSASLVVDFNTAQDAKLIIDRASSGPAVNPDYGATRTIELNDNQDLDLDIFVDGSLCEIFINDGRHVATLRFFVPSSNQKIAFDKDTKYTGRLWSMNSIL; from the coding sequence ATGGAATGGACAAGAAAACAACGTTATCGTAAATATAAAGATTGGGATGCACAGACTTTATTAAATCTTCAAGCTCAAGCTGCAACTTCCCCATATCAAATGCACTATCATATTCATCCACTTTCTGGATTAATTAATGACCCTAATGGTTTTTCTTACTATAATGGTGAATACCATTTATTCTGTCAATCATATCCTTTCGGACCAGTTCATGGAGTTAAATCATGGATTCACTATGCCTCTCCTGATCTAGTTCACTGGCATTACTTAGGACCAGCAATTGATCCCGACAGCGACTTAGATAATGCTGGAGCATATTCTGGTTCTGCAATGGAACATAACGGAAAGCTCCTATTAATGTATACAGGTAATCACCGGGATGCAGATTGGACTAGAATTCCTTATCAAGTAATTGCGGAAATGGATAAAGATAATCATATTACTAAGCCTAAGGACGCCGCAATATTGCCTCCAAATCATGTTAGTGAACACTTCCGTGATCCACAATTATTTGAGCATGATGGAAAATATTATGTTTTACTTGGGGCCCAAGATGCTAAAACTAAGAGCGGTCATATTGATATTTATGAATCAGACGACCTTAAAACTTGGCATGAAAATGGTTATTTAGATTTAGGTAAGGATGAAATGGGCTATATGATTGAATGCCCTAACCTAGTTTTCATTAATAACTATCCTGTTTTGATTTTCTGTCCCCAAGGCTTAGACAAGTCAGTTACAGACTATCAAAATATTTATCCAAATATGTATTGGATTGGTAAAGATATCAACTTAAGCAAGGCTAAATTCATCCCACTTCAAAGCCATCCAGCTAACTTAGATGATGGTTTTGACGTATATGCAACACAAGCATTTAATGCTCCAGATGGAAATGCCTACGCAATTTCGTGGGTCGGATTACCTGATAGCACTTATCCAACTGATGAAGAAAATTGGGCTAATTGCTACAGTCAAGTTAAGCGTTTGGAAATTAAAAATGGTGCGTTATATCAACATCCAGTAGACGCAATCAAAAATTTACGTCATAATGAAAAACAGCTCAATGATGAAAAAGTAATTAGCCAAAAAGCTGGTAAACAATACGAATTAAAACTTCATTTATCTGCTGGCCAAGCCGGGAAATTACACCTTGCTGCTGATAAAGATTTATCTGCAAGTTTAGTAGTTGACTTTAATACCGCTCAAGATGCTAAGTTAATAATTGATCGTGCTTCAAGCGGTCCAGCTGTTAATCCAGATTACGGTGCAACTAGAACGATTGAACTTAATGACAATCAAGATTTAGATTTAGATATTTTCGTAGATGGCTCATTATGCGAAATTTTCATCAATGATGGTCGCCATGTCGCAACTTTACGCTTCTTTGTACCAAGTTCAAATCAAAAAATTGCCTTTGACAAAGATACCAAGTACACAGGACGATTATGGAGCATGAATTCTATATTATAG
- a CDS encoding tyrosine-protein phosphatase, which translates to MEHNRLITFDGTVNFRDIGGYENDEGKHVKWGKIYRSDSLSSLTERDEEKLERMKVTVDCDLRTSNEQIMAPDRKWKGVEVLDCHVYAEDSSGNFVNDSHKLYRFLHHIPKVDSYLGEIYQNVILSPASQKAFARVFASLLTLPENEALVYHCSAGKDRTGMTTALILKGLGVDEHTIARDYLLTNELYSFGLKKQLPSNSEMIKMVNRMNVTEGEGTAIKGITQTIDAGYGGFENYFTKELGFSKQDLKDFRKLYLE; encoded by the coding sequence ATGGAACATAATCGCTTAATTACTTTTGACGGTACTGTAAATTTTCGTGATATCGGTGGCTATGAAAATGATGAAGGCAAACACGTTAAGTGGGGAAAGATCTATCGATCTGATTCCTTGAGCAGTTTAACTGAGCGTGATGAAGAAAAATTAGAGCGGATGAAGGTTACCGTAGATTGCGATTTAAGAACAAGCAATGAACAAATAATGGCTCCAGATCGGAAGTGGAAGGGCGTTGAAGTACTAGATTGTCATGTCTATGCAGAGGACAGTAGCGGTAACTTCGTTAATGACAGTCATAAATTGTATCGTTTCTTACATCATATTCCTAAGGTTGATAGTTATTTGGGTGAAATCTACCAAAATGTGATTTTAAGTCCTGCTAGTCAAAAAGCCTTTGCTCGTGTGTTCGCGTCATTACTTACTTTGCCTGAAAATGAAGCCTTGGTATATCATTGTAGCGCTGGAAAAGATAGAACAGGGATGACAACAGCTTTAATTTTAAAGGGACTTGGTGTTGATGAACATACAATTGCAAGAGACTATTTATTAACAAATGAGTTGTATAGTTTTGGCCTTAAAAAGCAACTCCCAAGTAATTCTGAGATGATTAAAATGGTTAATCGGATGAACGTCACTGAAGGTGAGGGAACAGCTATTAAAGGAATTACACAGACAATTGACGCTGGTTATGGCGGCTTTGAAAATTACTTTACAAAAGAACTAGGGTTTTCAAAGCAAGATTTGAAAGATTTTAGAAAATTGTATTTAGAATAG
- a CDS encoding ABC transporter ATP-binding protein: MSLKYARRSQVIWFTILAAIKACNILFVAYMIKIMLNVASSHSKDVMHLVRLAALTALGQLCFMMSNFVYEQVKMGIIRDVNMVFKQANLQYLVDQGDPDIKNGLSLMTNDLKQIETNRITAQLDMIYQGLTFVGSLAFALYNSWQMTIIFVVAMAAPAIVQIFTSRIITKKSKIWAKTNANYTQNVSDSLNGAQSAKLYNVKDNIVVRATHSAQNMENALRNMNLTQAWALELIYSAAELFCFIIPCTIGGIMMMQGSLSVGTLFMMVDLAMNFITPVVTLFNEFNQVKSTVPMWKKTQKALNYEAIENSEKPEKFQGLDVVNLAYQTKSDKHTIFTDVNLQVKPGEKILLMAPSGWGKTTLLRLMLGLKHPVKGKILINGENVTGDWAKAHNYFSYVNQKPFMFDDTLRFNITLGRKVSDEKLKQVIHLAGLDELVKKEGLDHKVGEAGNGLSGGQIQRIEIARALLSGRPILLADEATSALDPNLSLAIHETLLKNPHVAVIEVAHKISPEEKAMFNKIVHLNLCEGKKDNR, from the coding sequence ATGAGTTTAAAATATGCAAGAAGAAGTCAGGTGATCTGGTTTACTATCTTAGCTGCGATAAAGGCCTGTAATATTTTATTTGTAGCTTATATGATTAAAATTATGCTAAATGTCGCATCATCACATTCAAAAGATGTGATGCACTTAGTACGTTTAGCAGCTTTGACTGCGTTAGGACAGCTTTGTTTTATGATGAGTAATTTTGTCTATGAACAAGTAAAAATGGGCATAATTCGTGATGTTAACATGGTCTTTAAGCAAGCTAATTTACAGTATTTAGTTGATCAAGGTGATCCTGATATTAAAAATGGCTTGTCGCTTATGACTAACGATCTAAAGCAAATTGAAACTAATCGAATTACGGCGCAACTCGATATGATTTATCAAGGCTTAACTTTTGTTGGATCATTAGCTTTTGCCTTGTATAATTCATGGCAAATGACGATTATTTTTGTAGTTGCGATGGCTGCTCCGGCAATTGTACAAATTTTTACAAGTAGAATTATCACTAAAAAGTCTAAGATTTGGGCTAAAACGAATGCTAACTATACGCAAAATGTTTCGGATTCTTTAAATGGCGCTCAATCGGCTAAACTATATAATGTTAAAGATAATATTGTAGTGAGAGCGACTCATTCAGCTCAAAATATGGAAAATGCCTTGCGTAATATGAACTTAACGCAGGCTTGGGCGTTAGAGTTGATTTACTCAGCTGCCGAATTATTCTGCTTTATTATTCCATGTACGATTGGTGGCATAATGATGATGCAAGGAAGTTTGAGCGTGGGTACGCTATTTATGATGGTTGACCTAGCAATGAACTTCATTACACCAGTTGTAACCCTCTTTAATGAGTTCAATCAGGTTAAGTCTACTGTACCAATGTGGAAAAAGACACAAAAAGCCCTTAATTATGAAGCAATTGAAAATTCAGAAAAACCAGAGAAGTTTCAAGGATTGGATGTTGTAAATCTTGCTTACCAAACTAAATCTGATAAGCACACAATTTTTACCGATGTTAATTTGCAGGTGAAACCTGGCGAAAAGATTTTGCTCATGGCTCCAAGTGGTTGGGGAAAGACTACTTTGCTTCGACTAATGCTAGGATTAAAGCATCCAGTAAAGGGAAAAATTTTAATCAATGGAGAAAATGTAACTGGAGATTGGGCTAAAGCTCATAACTACTTCTCATATGTTAACCAGAAACCCTTTATGTTTGATGATACCTTGCGCTTTAACATTACTTTAGGCAGAAAAGTTAGCGATGAAAAATTAAAGCAGGTTATTCATTTAGCAGGATTAGATGAATTGGTGAAAAAAGAAGGTCTAGATCATAAAGTTGGTGAAGCTGGAAATGGCTTGTCAGGTGGTCAAATTCAACGAATTGAAATTGCACGGGCACTCTTGTCTGGCAGACCAATTTTATTAGCAGATGAAGCTACTAGTGCCTTAGATCCTAATCTATCTCTTGCAATCCATGAAACGTTATTGAAAAATCCTCATGTGGCAGTAATTGAAGTTGCCCATAAGATTTCGCCTGAAGAAAAGGCAATGTTTAATAAGATTGTTCATTTGAATTTATGCGAAGGTAAAAAGGATAATAGATAA
- a CDS encoding APC family permease — protein sequence MKLNPFRKESLKRYLGTDKHFAKTLGAFDLLTIGIGAVIGTGIFILPGTVAAKEAGPGVTLSFLIAALVCTLASMCYAELSSSIPVAGSAYSYGNILYGEVIGWILGWALILEYMLSVAAVSAGWASYFNSLLHSFGLHIPHHFEGPFDPLNGTYLNLWAVISVLLIGILLSRGMKASMKFNNAAVLIKIAIIFIFIGVGLFFIKPKNYQPFTPYGTTGVLRGATTVFFAFLGFDVVSSSAAEVKNPKRNMPIGIIGTLIVAALLYMGVSVVLTGMVNYKQLDVANPVAYALKLVNQGWVADLLSIGAIVGMSTMMLTMIYSSSRLIYSIGRDGLLPNFLGKIDKHGLPENALWIVTIVIALMGGLFSLEELTSLVSIGTLLAFTFVSFGVILLRRRKDIPEGDFKVPFYPVIPILSGLACIGMMCFLSVKTYIFAGIWFLFGLFIYCVYGYKHSKISKKNN from the coding sequence ATGAAGTTGAATCCGTTTAGAAAAGAAAGCCTCAAGCGCTATTTGGGTACTGATAAGCACTTTGCCAAAACGCTTGGGGCTTTTGACTTATTAACTATTGGTATTGGTGCAGTTATCGGAACGGGAATTTTCATCCTGCCTGGAACAGTAGCAGCTAAGGAAGCTGGTCCTGGAGTAACTCTTTCATTTCTAATTGCCGCCTTAGTCTGTACGCTAGCAAGTATGTGTTATGCAGAGCTTTCATCTAGTATTCCCGTTGCCGGTTCAGCCTACTCTTATGGAAATATTCTTTACGGAGAAGTAATTGGCTGGATTTTAGGCTGGGCATTAATTCTAGAATATATGCTATCGGTTGCGGCTGTTTCAGCTGGCTGGGCTTCTTATTTTAATTCCCTGCTCCATAGTTTCGGCTTACATATACCACATCATTTTGAAGGCCCATTTGATCCCTTAAATGGTACGTACCTAAATTTATGGGCGGTTATTAGCGTTTTATTAATTGGAATTTTACTTTCACGCGGAATGAAAGCATCCATGAAATTCAACAATGCGGCTGTTTTGATTAAAATTGCTATCATATTTATTTTCATTGGTGTTGGCTTATTTTTCATTAAACCAAAGAACTACCAACCATTCACACCATATGGAACTACTGGCGTGTTAAGAGGTGCTACAACCGTCTTCTTTGCCTTTTTAGGTTTTGATGTTGTTTCCTCTTCAGCTGCCGAAGTGAAAAATCCTAAACGAAATATGCCAATTGGGATTATCGGAACTTTAATTGTGGCTGCCCTTCTTTATATGGGTGTGTCGGTCGTTTTAACTGGAATGGTAAACTACAAACAATTAGACGTAGCAAATCCCGTTGCTTATGCACTAAAACTAGTTAACCAAGGTTGGGTAGCTGACTTACTATCAATTGGTGCGATTGTGGGAATGAGTACAATGATGCTTACCATGATCTATTCAAGTTCACGTTTAATCTACTCAATCGGGCGTGACGGACTACTGCCAAACTTCTTAGGAAAAATTGATAAACATGGACTTCCTGAAAATGCTCTTTGGATTGTAACTATCGTCATTGCTTTAATGGGCGGTTTATTTTCACTAGAAGAGCTTACTAGCTTAGTTTCAATTGGAACCTTGCTTGCATTTACATTCGTATCTTTCGGGGTCATCTTATTACGTAGAAGAAAAGACATTCCTGAGGGAGATTTTAAAGTTCCCTTCTATCCAGTAATTCCCATTCTTTCCGGACTTGCATGTATCGGAATGATGTGCTTCTTATCAGTTAAAACCTACATTTTTGCTGGTATTTGGTTCCTATTTGGACTATTTATTTACTGCGTTTATGGTTATAAGCATAGCAAAATTAGTAAAAAAAATAATTAA
- the thiD gene encoding bifunctional hydroxymethylpyrimidine kinase/phosphomethylpyrimidine kinase, which produces MSDEHIEALTIAGHDSDGSAGMPADLHAFYARGVYGMGLLTAAVAGNSQGIFAQQLMPLDFIQKQFDVLNDDFKIKAVKTGMLANKEIIDVVAKNLKHYQMQNIVLDPVIITKHGATLLADDAYQAFLDELVPLATIITPNFFEAQKLTGLELKNESEIKQGAKMLQKMGAKNVLIKGSHHNDKQTEVKDYLLLEDGSEEWLTKPYFKTDRVNGTGDTLSAVIAAELAKGSDVKTAVKIAKDFTYAAISHPINVGSKYGPINHLAAQEEID; this is translated from the coding sequence ATGTCAGATGAACACATAGAGGCCTTAACAATTGCTGGTCATGATAGTGACGGTAGTGCTGGAATGCCTGCTGACTTACATGCTTTTTATGCACGTGGTGTTTATGGAATGGGATTATTAACTGCCGCTGTTGCTGGAAATTCACAGGGAATCTTTGCACAACAATTAATGCCATTAGATTTCATTCAAAAGCAGTTCGACGTCTTAAATGATGATTTTAAGATAAAAGCCGTTAAGACTGGGATGCTTGCTAATAAAGAAATTATTGATGTAGTAGCAAAAAATTTAAAACACTATCAAATGCAAAACATTGTGCTTGATCCTGTTATCATTACTAAACACGGTGCTACGCTTTTAGCAGATGACGCATATCAAGCATTTCTAGATGAACTAGTGCCTCTTGCCACAATTATTACGCCAAACTTCTTTGAAGCGCAAAAGCTAACCGGACTTGAGTTAAAAAATGAGTCTGAAATCAAGCAAGGTGCTAAAATGTTACAAAAAATGGGTGCTAAAAATGTTTTAATCAAAGGCAGTCATCATAATGATAAGCAAACTGAGGTCAAAGATTATTTACTGTTAGAAGATGGCTCAGAAGAATGGTTAACTAAGCCTTACTTTAAAACTGATCGCGTTAACGGTACCGGAGACACTTTATCAGCAGTGATTGCAGCTGAACTTGCAAAAGGTAGCGATGTTAAGACTGCGGTTAAAATTGCCAAAGATTTTACCTATGCGGCAATTTCACATCCAATTAATGTAGGGTCAAAATACGGTCCCATTAACCACCTGGCTGCTCAAGAAGAAATTGACTAA
- a CDS encoding LacI family DNA-binding transcriptional regulator — protein sequence MVKLTDVAAKAGCSVTTVSRVINNYGYISQKTRKKVHEAMKELNYQPNSVARSLQGKKTKLIGLIFPDVSNPFFGELVFKIEDQLFNHGYKTILCNASNDKEKERTYLQMLMANQVDGIIAGAHNLGIEEYQKTGLPIVSFDRKLSDNIPIVSADNFKGGSLATQELYNHGARHIYFVGNPTLDGHPTQKRLLGYKETIKELQLTEHVHPVIFNETLALKEMAIKDLLENHKVDGIVASDDLTALLILNISHDLGIKIPEDLKIIGFDGSKVVRDFEPRLSTIVQPIPSIAQLLVKLLEKRIDNPTEKLDNYTYYLPVELLKRESSGN from the coding sequence ATGGTCAAATTAACCGATGTAGCCGCAAAAGCCGGCTGTTCTGTTACTACCGTCTCACGAGTAATTAATAATTACGGCTATATTAGCCAAAAAACACGAAAAAAAGTTCACGAGGCAATGAAAGAGCTGAATTATCAGCCAAATTCTGTTGCTCGTTCTTTGCAGGGAAAAAAGACTAAACTGATTGGCTTAATTTTCCCAGACGTATCTAACCCATTTTTTGGAGAGTTAGTTTTTAAAATTGAAGACCAACTATTTAACCATGGCTATAAAACAATTCTCTGTAACGCTAGCAACGACAAAGAAAAAGAACGAACTTACTTACAGATGCTAATGGCTAATCAAGTAGACGGTATCATTGCTGGTGCTCATAATTTAGGAATTGAAGAATATCAAAAAACTGGCTTACCAATTGTTTCATTTGATCGTAAACTATCAGATAATATTCCAATTGTTAGTGCTGATAATTTCAAAGGTGGCAGCTTAGCTACGCAAGAACTTTATAATCATGGTGCTCGCCATATTTATTTTGTAGGAAATCCAACCCTAGACGGTCACCCTACTCAAAAAAGATTGCTTGGCTATAAAGAAACAATCAAAGAACTACAATTAACCGAACATGTTCACCCAGTAATCTTTAATGAAACCCTCGCATTAAAAGAAATGGCAATAAAGGACTTACTAGAAAATCACAAAGTAGATGGCATCGTGGCCTCTGATGATCTAACAGCTCTTCTTATCCTGAACATTAGCCATGATCTAGGAATTAAAATACCTGAAGATTTAAAGATTATTGGATTCGATGGTAGTAAAGTAGTGCGTGATTTTGAACCACGTTTGTCTACAATTGTGCAACCTATTCCCTCAATTGCACAATTACTTGTTAAGCTTTTAGAGAAGCGAATCGACAATCCTACTGAGAAATTAGACAATTATACATACTATTTGCCAGTAGAATTACTTAAACGTGAATCTAGCGGAAACTAA
- a CDS encoding type 1 glutamine amidotransferase, protein MADKTIKIAYLYEDLMNTYGDSGDVKVIRYLFDKQGYQTKVDNISLDDDFDANDYDFLFFGGGQDFEQTVVAKDLPRHKETIENYIKAGNPMLCICGGYQLMGDYYKTNSGITIKGLGILPLHTIFKADKRMIGDTRYMTEWGEVKAFENHSGQTYFDNTDMLHPFGEMIEGYGNNPQDKVEGLRYKNFIGSYSHGPLLRNTNVANAIVKMILERHKERTANEVESV, encoded by the coding sequence ATGGCAGATAAAACAATAAAAATTGCATACTTATATGAAGACTTAATGAATACTTACGGCGATTCAGGCGATGTTAAAGTAATTCGTTACTTATTTGATAAGCAAGGCTATCAAACTAAAGTTGATAATATTTCATTAGATGATGATTTCGATGCTAACGACTACGACTTTTTATTCTTTGGCGGTGGTCAAGACTTTGAACAAACTGTTGTAGCTAAAGATCTGCCACGTCATAAAGAAACCATTGAAAACTATATCAAAGCTGGTAATCCAATGCTTTGTATCTGTGGTGGTTATCAATTAATGGGAGACTATTACAAGACTAATTCTGGAATTACTATTAAAGGATTAGGTATCTTACCTCTTCACACCATTTTCAAAGCTGATAAGCGTATGATTGGCGACACTCGCTATATGACTGAGTGGGGAGAAGTTAAAGCTTTTGAAAATCACTCAGGACAAACCTACTTTGATAACACCGACATGCTTCATCCCTTTGGTGAAATGATTGAAGGATATGGCAACAATCCTCAAGATAAGGTTGAAGGCTTACGTTATAAGAACTTTATTGGTTCATATTCTCATGGACCTTTGCTTCGAAACACAAATGTAGCAAATGCGATTGTTAAGATGATTTTAGAACGTCACAAGGAGCGTACTGCTAATGAAGTTGAATCCGTTTAG
- a CDS encoding O-acetyl-ADP-ribose deacetylase, translating to MNDIQVIQADITKLNVDAIVNAANRTLLGGGGVDGAIHRAAGPELLVECRTLHGCETGEAKITKGYNLPAKYVIHTVGPVYNPNFAQQDAELLASCYKNSLNLAKEYDLHSIAFSCISTGVYGYPKVDAAKIAVETTRNWFKQQKFNIKVYFCVFDSENKAIYNKLTSN from the coding sequence GTGAATGATATTCAAGTGATTCAAGCAGATATAACCAAATTAAACGTGGATGCAATCGTTAATGCAGCCAATCGCACGCTTTTAGGTGGCGGTGGAGTTGATGGGGCAATTCACCGTGCAGCTGGTCCAGAGTTATTAGTAGAGTGCCGAACACTTCATGGTTGTGAAACTGGTGAAGCAAAAATTACTAAGGGGTATAACTTGCCTGCTAAATATGTTATCCACACAGTTGGCCCTGTGTATAATCCTAATTTTGCTCAACAAGATGCTGAATTATTGGCATCTTGTTACAAAAATAGTCTTAATTTAGCTAAGGAATATGACTTACATTCAATTGCTTTTTCCTGTATTTCAACTGGTGTTTATGGTTATCCAAAAGTAGATGCCGCAAAAATTGCGGTTGAAACTACAAGAAACTGGTTTAAACAACAAAAATTTAATATTAAGGTCTATTTTTGTGTATTTGATTCAGAAAATAAAGCCATATATAATAAACTAACGTCTAACTAA
- a CDS encoding sucrose-specific PTS transporter subunit IIBC, translating to MDHKKVAETVIEAVGRDNLVAAAHCATRLRLVLKDDSKVNMKMLDSDPDIKGTFKTNGQFQIIIGPGDVNNVYDELIKMTGLSELSTDDLKNVAQKDQKFNPVMAFIKLLSDIFVPIIPALVAGGLLMALNNFLTSPGLFGAKSVVQMAPNVKGLSEIIQVMSAAPFIFMPILVGMSAAKRFGANQFLGATIGMIMTTPALGGAGKFWDIFGLHVSQTNYQYQVIPVLVAVWLLAFLEKRFHKWLPSAVDFTFTPLLSIMITGFLTFTIIGPVFKGVSDAITAAIVWLYNTTGAFGMGIFGLSYSAIVTTGLHQSFPAVETQLLAEYARGRGSGDFIFVTACMANVAQGAATFAIYFLTKNEKVKGLASSSGVSALLGITEPALFGVNLKYKFPFFCALIGAGVGAAFAGLMHVTAAALGSAGFLGFLSMVPKSIPMWALSVAISFIVAFGLTFIYGKRHFKEDVVEESGTVESAGDQVAQQEKADQIIKEDKELHDEVIAAPVSGKAESLKDVKDPVFSTEAMGKGAAMVPSEGTIYSPVTGEITVAYETKHAYGIKSDEGAEVLIHIGIDTVNMKGEGFTTDVKQGQHVEKGEKLGTVDLDAVKKAGYDTTVMTVITNTASYANVQRIDGVDKKHGDDLIAVTKR from the coding sequence ATGGATCACAAAAAAGTTGCTGAGACAGTTATTGAAGCTGTTGGTCGCGACAACTTAGTAGCCGCTGCTCACTGTGCTACGCGTCTACGTTTAGTCTTAAAAGACGATAGTAAAGTAAATATGAAAATGCTTGATAGCGATCCAGATATCAAGGGTACTTTCAAAACTAATGGTCAATTTCAAATTATTATTGGACCTGGCGATGTTAACAACGTCTACGATGAATTAATTAAAATGACAGGTCTATCAGAACTTTCAACTGATGATTTAAAGAACGTGGCTCAAAAGGATCAAAAGTTTAACCCAGTAATGGCTTTTATTAAACTTTTGTCTGACATTTTCGTTCCTATTATTCCAGCCTTAGTTGCTGGTGGTTTGTTAATGGCCTTGAACAACTTCTTAACTTCTCCAGGTTTGTTTGGAGCCAAATCAGTTGTTCAAATGGCGCCTAACGTAAAAGGCTTATCTGAAATTATTCAAGTAATGTCAGCTGCTCCATTTATTTTCATGCCTATCTTGGTTGGTATGTCAGCTGCTAAACGTTTCGGAGCTAACCAATTTTTAGGTGCAACTATTGGTATGATTATGACTACTCCCGCTTTAGGCGGAGCAGGTAAGTTCTGGGATATTTTTGGTTTACATGTATCTCAAACTAACTACCAATATCAAGTTATTCCAGTTTTAGTTGCTGTTTGGCTTTTGGCATTCTTAGAAAAGAGATTCCACAAGTGGCTACCATCTGCAGTTGACTTCACATTCACACCACTTCTTTCAATTATGATTACTGGTTTCTTGACTTTCACAATTATTGGACCAGTCTTTAAAGGTGTGTCAGATGCAATTACTGCTGCCATTGTTTGGTTATACAACACAACGGGTGCCTTTGGTATGGGTATCTTTGGTTTATCTTACTCAGCTATTGTTACTACTGGTCTTCACCAAAGTTTCCCAGCAGTTGAAACTCAACTTTTAGCTGAATATGCACGTGGTCGTGGATCCGGTGACTTTATCTTTGTTACCGCATGTATGGCTAACGTTGCCCAAGGTGCTGCTACATTTGCTATTTACTTCTTAACTAAGAATGAAAAGGTAAAAGGCTTAGCAAGTTCATCTGGTGTTTCTGCATTACTTGGAATTACCGAACCAGCATTGTTTGGTGTTAACTTGAAGTACAAGTTTCCATTCTTCTGTGCTTTAATTGGTGCAGGTGTTGGTGCTGCTTTTGCAGGATTAATGCATGTTACTGCTGCTGCTCTTGGTTCAGCTGGTTTCCTTGGATTCTTGTCAATGGTTCCAAAGAGCATTCCAATGTGGGCACTCTCGGTAGCAATTAGTTTTATTGTTGCTTTTGGGTTAACTTTTATATACGGTAAGCGTCACTTTAAAGAAGACGTAGTTGAAGAATCTGGTACTGTTGAATCAGCTGGTGATCAAGTAGCACAACAAGAAAAAGCTGATCAAATTATCAAAGAAGATAAAGAATTACATGATGAAGTAATTGCTGCTCCTGTTTCAGGTAAGGCAGAAAGCTTAAAGGATGTTAAAGATCCAGTCTTTTCAACTGAAGCAATGGGTAAAGGTGCTGCAATGGTACCAAGTGAAGGTACTATCTACTCCCCAGTAACTGGTGAAATTACAGTTGCTTATGAAACTAAGCATGCTTATGGAATTAAATCTGATGAGGGTGCAGAAGTTTTAATTCATATTGGTATTGATACTGTTAACATGAAGGGTGAAGGTTTTACTACTGATGTAAAACAAGGCCAACATGTTGAAAAAGGTGAAAAGTTAGGAACGGTTGATTTAGATGCTGTTAAGAAAGCAGGATACGACACAACTGTTATGACTGTTATTACTAACACAGCTAGCTATGCAAATGTTCAACGTATTGATGGCGTAGACAAGAAACATGGCGACGATCTAATTGCAGTTACTAAGAGATAA